In Ruegeria sp. YS9, the genomic window GGCGCGCAGGCTTTGCCTGACCTGGGGTTGCAACTGCGTCATGACGCCCGAGCTTGAACGGTTCAAAAGCGCGGTTGTAAACGCAGCGCGCGCCGCAAGGGCAGGGGGATTTGCAACCGAGACCGATCAGATCGTCGTCACTGCCGGCGTGCCGTTCAACGTGCCGGGCACGACCAACATTCTGCGCGTGGCCCCGTGTGACGAGCGACTGATCTACAGCACGGATCCCGAATAATCAGAACGGGTATCAAAGCCCGGACACCCGTTGGCCAACAGGCTCTTTCACGGCTTCCATGACCGTGAAAGAGCTGGTTTGGTGAATCCCGGGCAGCTTGTTGATTTTCTCACCCAGTATCATCCGGAAATGCGCGATATCGCGGGTGCGGACAGTCAGCAGGTAATCGAACGACCCTGCCACCATCAGGCAGCTTTCGATTTCCGGCACATCGCGTACGGCCTCGTTGAATTTATCCAGGGATTGCTCGGCCGTTGCGGTCAGCGACACCTGTACGACGGTCAGAAGGGCCAGCCCCATTCTCTCTTTGTCGACGATGGCGCTGTAGCCCTTGATATAGCCGTTCTTTTCCAGCCGTTTCACGCGTTCCGAACAGGGCGTGTTTGTAAGGTTTACGCGCGCCGCAAGCTCAACTATTGAGAGCCGGCCATTGGCCTCAAGCTCGTGCAGGATGCGCTGATCGATATTGTCCAATT contains:
- a CDS encoding Lrp/AsnC family transcriptional regulator produces the protein MDNIDQRILHELEANGRLSIVELAARVNLTNTPCSERVKRLEKNGYIKGYSAIVDKERMGLALLTVVQVSLTATAEQSLDKFNEAVRDVPEIESCLMVAGSFDYLLTVRTRDIAHFRMILGEKINKLPGIHQTSSFTVMEAVKEPVGQRVSGL